The genomic stretch GCATCGCGCAGGAATTCGACCAGTTCCTCGCGCTGGTAATCGGCGCGGGTGATGTGGTGACCGCCCCCCATGTTGATCCATTTAAGCTGCCCGAACCACGGCTCGATCGCGTCGAACACCTTGTCCCATGTCGCGTGGAGCGGCTCGAAATCCTGCTCGCAGAGGTTGTGGAAGTGGATGCCCTCCACGCCTTCCATGATCTCCGGCGTCAGTTGGTCGATCGGAAAGCCGAGGCGGCTGCCGGGGCTGGAGGGATCGTAGCGCGGCACTTCGCCCGTCGGGTGCATCGGATTGATCCGCAGGCCGACGTCGAAATCCTGCCCTGCCGCGCGCGCAGCCTCGAGGATCAGCGCCGCCCGCTCCATCTGGCCCGGCGAGTTGAAGATGATATGGTCCGACAGGCGGCAGACCTCTTCCAGCTCCTCCGGTTTGTAGGCCGCCGAATAGGTGGCGATTTCGCCGTCGTAGAATTCGCTCGCCAGCCGTGCTTCCCACAGGCCCGAGGTGCATACGCCGTCGAGATATTCGCCGACGATGGGCGCGGTCGACCACATGCTGAAAGCCTTTAGCGCGGCGAGGACCTTAATGTCTGCCGCGTCGCGGATCTCTGCCAGCACCTGGCAGTTGGCGCGCAGCTTTGCCGCATCGACGACGAAGGCGGGGCTGTCGACGCGATTTAAGTCGAAATTGCGGAAGGCTCCGGGATCGCCGGCTTTCGTTTCCATTATTCGGGTTCCTGTTCGGGCGAGAGTTCGAAGCGGACTACGCGGTCGCCATAGACGTCGGTGACATAGGCCATGCCGTCGCGACCGATAGCAATATCGTGGCCGAGGCTGGCGTTGCGACCGTCGAGCGCAACATCGAGCGAACGCTCGAGCTGACCCTCGGGCGTATAGACGCGCACGATCGCCCCGAAATTATCAGCCCGATCCCTGCCCTCGACCGTGACGAGCCAGCCCCCGCCCAGCGTCGCGACGCCATAGGGCCGCCCGCCGGTGGGCGTGTCCCGGCTGTCGAGCAGTTTTCCGGCGTGGTCGAACACCTGGATGCGTTCGTTCTCCCGGTCGGCAACATAGACGCGGTCCTCGTCCACCGCGATGCCGTGGGCGAGACGGAAATTGCCGAACTCGCGCAGGAAAGCGCCGCTGCGGTCGAACTCCGCGACCCGCGTGTTCACATAGCCGTCTGCGACGAGCACGCGATTGCCGATGAAGGCGATGTCGGCTGGACGGCCGAAATGGCTGTCGTCCTGCCCCGACACGCCACGCTCGCCGAGGACCATTCGCTGGTTGCCTTCGTGATCGAACTGGATGACCTGCTCGCGCGCGACATCGGTGATCCAGACATTGTCGCCCGCATCGACCGAAAGTCCGTGCGGCATGACGAACTCGCCCGCGCCCCATTGGCCGAGCAGCACGCCGCTGGGGGAGAACATGAAGACCGTCGGTTCGGCGATCGGTTCGGCAGGAAACGGCTCTTCCCACTCGCGACCCGCGCGATGCAGCACGAAGATATGCCCGTGGCTATCCGCCTCCACCGCGCTGACCTGCCCGAAGACCGCATCGTCGGGGATGGTCGGCCAGCCGGTATCGATCGCCGCGCGGGGCAGATCTTCTTCAGGTGGGCTGCCGCAGGATCCAAGCGCCAGCGCGCTCAAAGCGGTCAGCAATCGTCGCATCAGAAATCGACCGGCCCGTCCAGCTCCTTCACCTGCCACGGCAAGCCATGCTCGTTGAGCATATCCATGAAGGGATCGGGGTCCATCTGCTCCATGTTGAACACGCCGTCACCCGACCACTTGCCGGTGACCATCATCGCGCTGCCGATCATCGCGGGGACGCCGGTGGTATAGGAAACCGCCTGGTTGCCGGTTTCCTCGTAAGCGGCCTCGTGGCTACAGATATTGTTGATGTAGAACGTCTTCTCGCCCGACCCGTCGAGGGCTTCGCCGGTGCCGATCACGCCGATGTTCGTATTGCCCTTGGTCGTCTCGCCCAGCGTTTCGGGCTTGGGCAGCACGGCGGCGAGGAATTGCAGCGGAATGATGTCCTTGCCCTGGTAACGCACCGGGTCGATGCGCGTCATGCCGACATTCTGCAGCACGGTGAGGTGCTTGATGTACTCGTCGCCGAAGGTCATCCAGAAGCGCGCACGCTCCAGCTCCGGATTGAACTTGGCGAGGCTTTCCAGCTCCTCGTGATACATCATGTACATGTTCTTGGGGCCAACGCCCTCGAAGTCGAATTCAACCTTCTTGCCCATCGCCGGGGTCTCGACGAATTCGCCACCTTCCCAGTGACGCGCAGGCGCAGTCACTTCGCGGATATTGATTTCAGGATTGAAGTTGGTGGCGAAGGCCTGGCCGTGGTCGCCGCCGTTGCAGTCGAGAATGTCGAGTTGGCGGATGGATTTCAGCTTGTGCTTCTTCAGCCACATGGTGAACACGCTGGTCACGCCCGGGTCGAAACCGGAACCGAGCAGCGCCATCAGCCCCGCCTCCTTGAAGCGGTCGTGATAGGCCCACTGCCAATGGTACTCGAACTTCGCCTCGTCCTTTGGCTCGTAATTGGCGGTGTCGAGATAGCTCACACCGGCCTCTAGGCAGGCGTCCATGATCGGGAGATCCTGATAGGGCAGCGCGAGATTGACGACGAGGCTCGGGCCGATCTTGCGGATCAGATTGACCATCGCAGGCACCTCCTCAGCGTCGATCTCGTAGGTCGAGATATCGACGCCGGTGCGCTCCTTCACACTGGCGGCGATGCTGTCGCACTTGCTCTTGGTGCGGCTGGCGAGATGGATATCGGTGAAGATGTCCGCATTCATCGCCATCTTGTGGACGCACACGCTGCTGACGCCGCCTGCGCCGATGACCAGAACTGTCGACATGGAAAACCTCTTGGCTGAATTCGATTCTTGCGCGCCCTGTAACGAAATGCGCTAAGCGCGCCAAATGATCCGAGACGATATGCGCGCACCGACCGCCGAGGGCACGTTTGCGGCCCTGCAAAGCCTGCAAGAAATCGGCCTGCCGATGACACCGCTGCTGCCGGTCGAGATCGGCGGAGTGCAGTGCCGGGCCAAGGCAGAGGTGCTGCAACCGGTCGGCGCGTTCAAGATCAGGGGCGCATGGTGGCGGCTGGTCAATCTCACCGAGGACGAGCGGACGCGCGGCGTGGTGGCGGTGTCCTCCGGCAACCATGCGCAAGGCGTGGCATGGGCGGCGCAAAAGCTCGGTATCGCTGCGACCATCGTGATGCCACGCAATGCACCGCGGGTGAAGCTGGAAGCGACCCGAGCTCTTGGCGCGGAAATCGTACTCTACGATCGCCCCGGCGAGGACCGCGACGAGGTGGCGGCAAAGCTGATCGAGGAGCGCGGATCGGTGCTGGTCCATGCCTTCGGCGATCCCTGGGTGATCGAGGGACAGGGCAGCGCGGGGCACGAGGCTGCGGCGCAGTTGGGTGAGACTCCCTCGCGCTTCATCGTGTGCTGCGGAGGTGGGGGCCTCGCCGCCGGTCTCGCCCTCGCCTGCCCCACGGCGGCGATCCATGTGGTCGAGCCGGAAGGGTGGGACATGGTCGGCCGGTCCCTCGAAGCCGGCGAGATCGTGCGCGTCGACGACGATCCACCCGCCACCATCTGCGACGCGCTCCAGCCGGATGCGACCAAAGCCATTAATCTCGGCGTGTTGCAGGGCCGCGCGGAGTCGGGCGTCACGGTGACCGACGAGGAAGTGCGCGAGGCCCAGCGCTTCGCCTTTGCGAAGCTGCGGCTGGTGGTCGAACCGGGTGGCGCGGCGGCGCTGGCCGCGGCGCTGACGGGCAAAGTGCCGGTGGATGCCGATACCGTGATCATGCTGACCGGCGGGAACACCGATGCGGAAAGCTTCGCCCGGACCATCGCCGGGGTTTGACTTTGCGCCGCTCCCGCCGCAGTCCTGCGCGAAACAGGGAGAAACCATGATACAGGCACAAATGCTCGCACCGGCCGCCGTCTTGGTGGTGTGGTCGCTGATCATGCTTTACTGGATGGCGTTCACGCGCTTCCCCGCCATGAGCAAGCTAGGCCGGGATGTGGGAAAAGCGAAACCGGGGGGTCGCGGCCAGGACCTCGAAGGCGTGATCCCCGACAAGGTCAACTGGAAAGCGCATAATTACGCGCATCTTATGGAGCAGCCGACGATCTTCTATCCGGCGGTCGTGATCCTGGCGATCATGGGCGCAGGCGCGATCGATGTGGTGCTGGCATGGATTTATGTCGTGCTGCGGATCATCCATTCGGTCTATCAGGCGACCGTCAATGTCGTGAAGGTCCGCTTCCTGATTTTCTTGCTGTCCACGCTTGCCCTGACCGTGCTGGCCGTCCGCGCAATGCTCGCTACCCTGTTCCACGACCCGTCGATCGTGACGGGATGAGGAGAGAGCCATGATCCGATCCGAAATACTCCAGCCCGTCGTCGTCCTGCTCGCCTGGACCATGGTCATGTGGCTGTGGATGTACGTCGTGCGCATTCCTGCGATGTCGAAGGCTGGCATCGAGCCTAACGATGCGCGCAAGACCTCCGGGCTGGACGAGCGTCTGCCGGCCGAAGTCCAGTGGAAGGCGCACAACCACAACCACCTGCATGAACAGCCGACGGTGTTCTACGCGACGTGCATCATCCTCGCGATTGTCGGCTTCGGCGACGGGATGAATGCCCTGCTGGCGTGGATCTATGTCGGCCTGCGCATCATGCATTCGCTGGTGCAGGCGACCGCCAATGTCGTGATGGTGCGCTTCGTGCTCTACGCGCTGGCGAGCCTCGTGCTGATCGCGCTGATTTTCCACGCGGCGATCTTCGCGTTCGATATTCACTTCTGAGAATGACCCGCCGCTCGTGTCGAGCGAAGTCGAGACACCTTGGCAATGGTATCTCGACTTTGGCCTGACGGCCTCCGCTCGATACGAACGGATTTAAGGGACTATTCGGCAGCCTCCGCCGCGTGGGCGTGCCCGTCCGCGTCGATCTCGAGATTGGCGAGGAAGCGCTCGGCATCGAGGGCGGCCATGCAGCCCATGCCCGCTGCGGTGACTGCCTGGCGATAGACGTGGTCGGTCACGTCGCCCGCAGCGAATACGCCGGGCACGTCGGTCTTGGGCGAACCCGGCTCGGTCAGCAGATAGCCCCCATCGTCCATCGGCAGCTTGCCCTTGAACAGCTCGGTCGCGGGTGCGTGGCCGATGGCGACGAATGCGCCGTCAGTCGCGAACTCGCTCGTCTCGCCGGTCTGGGTGTCCTTGAGATTGAGATGCCCCAGCGCACCGGTCGGCCCGGCTGCGAAGCTATCGACCGTCTTGTTCCACAGCACCGAAATCTTCGGATGGTTGAGCAGTCGCTCCTGCAGGATCTTCTCTGCCCGCAGCTCATCGCGGCGGTGGATCAGGGTCACGTCATCGGAATGGTTGGTAAGATAGAGCGCCTCCTCGACCGCGGTATTGCCGCCGCCGATCACGGCGACCTTCTTGCCGCGATAGAAGAAGCCGTCACAGGTTGCGCAGGCCGAAACGCCCTTGCCGCCCAGTTCCTGCTCGCCCGGCACGCCGAGCCATTTCGCCTGCGCGCCGGTGCAGATCACCAGCACATCCGCGATATACTCGTCACCGCTGTCGCCCTTGGCCGTGAACGGCGAACCGCCAGCCACATCGACATCGACGATCGTATCCCACATCATCCGCGTGCCGACATGCTCGGCCTGTTTCTGCATCTGCTCCATCAGCCAGGGTCCCTGGATGACGTCGGCAAAGCCGGGATAGTTCTCGACATCGGTCGTGATGGTCAGCTGGCCGCCGGGCTGCAGGCCCTGCACCACGATCGGTTCCATCATGGCGCGCGCCGCGTAGATTGCAGCGGAGTACCCCGCCGGGCCGGAGCCGATGATGAGCATCTTGGTGCGATGGGTAGCCATGGTGGTGTCGTCCGTCAGTCTGGAATTCGTGTCTGGCCGCTATATGGGATGCGGGCGCGAAGAGTCACGCCACGAAGCGTGCGATCAGGCGTTCGCGCATGGCCTCGTCCACACCTAAATGTCCGTCGAGGAAGGCATCGAGCGAACCGTATTCTGTCTCGACCTCGCTCCACCACCGTTCGAGATATTCCTCGCGCACGCCGAGCAGTGCCATCACCGCGCCCTCGTCCAGCTTGCGGCCGAGCCGTTCCTCGATCCCCGGCACGGACTGATCGCGCAACACGGCCAGCGTCGGCGCGTCATTGGTGCGCAGGAATTCCGCCATCTGTTTGTCGCGATTCACGCCGAGCACATGCAGCACCAGCATGGCGGCAACGCCGGTGCGATCCTTGCCGGCGAAACAATGGACGAGGCTTGCGCCCTCGCGCTCGTCCAGAGCGCGGAAGTAGCGGCCGAACATTTCGATCATCGCCGGGTTGCGCGGCATGCGCGTGTAGACCGCGAGCATACGCTGGCGCGCGAAGTCCTCGGTCGTGCTGTTCTGGTCGATGTCCATGTGCGGCGGACTGGAGGTCGTCTCGCCTTCATAGGCCAGCACGTCTGCGTCGAAGGCATCGCTACGGCGACACGGATTGCGCTCCCGCTCGCTCTCCCCGCGCAGGTCGATGACAGTGCGAATGCCGAGCGCATCCATCGCGACGAGGTCTGCATCACTCGCCCTGACATGCTGGCCGGAACGCCATAGCAGGCCGGTCTTCACCCGACCGCCATCGCCGGTCTCCCACCCGCCGAAGTCGCGGAAATTGTGGATGCCGGTGGTCGAAAGGAAGGGATCGCGAATCATGTGCGCCGTGGTGGCAGCCCTCCCCGCACTGCGCAATCTTACGTAGTCCTCAGGATAGGCGATCGGTACGCGTGGCACCTAGTTTCATCGGCACAAACCCCATGCGAGGAGCCGGAAACTTGGCGCATATCCTGATTGCCGACGACGACGAACTGATCGCGGAGATGGCTGCCGACATCCTGATCAAGGCGGGCCACGCCTGCGGCTGGGTGACAGAGGGGACCAAACTGCTCGACCTGCTGCGCTGGCGGCGGCCGGACGTGCTGCTGCTGGATCAGGACATGCCTGGCCTGACGGGCAAGCAGGTGCTGCGCGAAATACGCCAGTCGGAAAAGCATTACGACCTGCCGGTCATCATGTTTACCGCGATCCACGGGGCTTATGACGAACAGGCCGCACTCTACGGCGGGGCGCAGGGCCATATCCGCAAGCCCTTCCTCGACAAGTTCCTGGTCCGCACCGTGGAGCTGGTGCTTGCCTCGCGAGAGGGGCGGCCCAGCCATCTGTCACTGAGCGAGGCGCTTGGCTATCAGTCGCAGGTCCCGGACCCTGCCCACCGCCTGGTCTAGACGAGCGGTTCAGCCCAGGTCGCGCAGGAAGTCGGCAGTCCACGCCTGCACGTTTTCGTCGCGCACACTTGCTACCATTTTCTCGTAGCGCGCCTTGCGCTCGTCCAGCGGCATGTCGAGCGCCTTGCGGATCGCATGGGCGATATCGTCGGGGCTGTGCGGATTAACTAGCACCGCATCCTGCAATTGCAGCGCCGCCCCGGCGAAACTCGAGAGGATTAGCACGCCGGGATCGTCCGGGTCCTGGGCGGCAACATATTCTTTAGCCACGAGGTTCATACCGTCGCGCAAAGGCGTGACCAAGCCGATCTTCGAGGCGCGGAAAAATCCGAACAGCTCCTCGTGGCTATAGCCGCGGTTGACGTAGCGGATGGGCACCATGTCCACCTCGCTGCGCGCGCCGTTGATCTGGCCGCATTTCTGCTCCAGGGTCTCGCGGATTTCCTGATAGCTCTGCACGTCTTCGCGGCTCGGCGGAGCGATTTGGACGAAAACGAGATCGCGAATGCGCTCCGGCTCCCGGTCGAAGAAGCGCCCGATACCGTCGATCCGCTCGGGGATGCCCTTTGAGTAGTCGAGGCGGTCGACGCCGATCATCGATATGCGCCGCCGGGTCGAGGCCATCATCCGCTGCTGAGCATTGCGCGCCTCGCCGGTCTCGCCCAGCTTGCTGAAGTGGTCCCAGTCGATCCCGATGGGATAGGCGCGCGCCAGCGTCGTGCGTCCGTCCAGCGTGACGCTGCCGCTGTCCTCGTCCACCTCGGCGCCCAATTCGGTGCGGCAATAGTGCAGGAAGCTGTCGAGCCATTCCTTGGTCTGAAAGCCGACGAGGTCGTAATGCAGCATCGTGCGCACCAGCCGCTCGTGATAGGGTAGCGAGACGAACAGCCGCGTGGCGGGCCAGGGAATGTGAAGGAAGAACCCGATCCGGTTTTTCAGTCCGCGCGACCGCAGGCGTTCGCCGAGCGGGATCAGGTGATAGTCGTGCACCCAGACGACATCGTCGTTCTCAATCAACGGAGCTGCAAGCTCGGCGAAGCGTTCGTTGACGCGTTCGTAGCCCTTGCCGGTCTCCCGCTCGAACTTCGCCAGATCGAGGCGGTAGTGGAACAGCGGCCAGAGCGTCGAATTGGCGTAGCCGTTGTAATATTCCTCGATATCGCGCTGCGAAAGGTCGATGGTCGCGGTGGTCACGCCATCGTTGGTCTGGGTGTCGATATTGCCGGTGCGCCCGCTCTCGCTTTCCTCGCCCGACCAACCGAACCACAGGCCCTCGCGGTCTTTCAATGCCGCATGCAGCGCGCCTGCCAGCCCCCCTTGCGCACCTGCTGCGCCGCGCGCCTTGGGCACGGCAACGCGGTTGGAAATGACGACGAGACGGGGGGTGTCGGTCAGCGGACTTCGCTCCACGGTTTGCTCAACAGGCCGGCGCAATTGATGATACCTACCAGCGAGTAGGTCTGGGGGAAGTTCCCCCAAAGCTCGCCCGTCTCGTAATCGAGGTCCTCGCTCAGCAATCCCGAGTGGGTCGTATGGCTGAGCAT from Qipengyuania profundimaris encodes the following:
- a CDS encoding carboxynorspermidine decarboxylase → METKAGDPGAFRNFDLNRVDSPAFVVDAAKLRANCQVLAEIRDAADIKVLAALKAFSMWSTAPIVGEYLDGVCTSGLWEARLASEFYDGEIATYSAAYKPEELEEVCRLSDHIIFNSPGQMERAALILEAARAAGQDFDVGLRINPMHPTGEVPRYDPSSPGSRLGFPIDQLTPEIMEGVEGIHFHNLCEQDFEPLHATWDKVFDAIEPWFGQLKWINMGGGHHITRADYQREELVEFLRDAKDDTGAEIYLEPGEAVALDAGVLVGTILDTGFNGVPVAVADISATCHMPDVIEAPYRPAMLGEAPDREVPEVRIGGPSCLAGDVIGDYRIPGGAEVGKRFAFLDQAHYSMVKTNTFNGVQLPSIWLWDSETDQLELIREFGYESFRDRLS
- a CDS encoding peptidyl-alpha-hydroxyglycine alpha-amidating lyase family protein, whose product is MRRLLTALSALALGSCGSPPEEDLPRAAIDTGWPTIPDDAVFGQVSAVEADSHGHIFVLHRAGREWEEPFPAEPIAEPTVFMFSPSGVLLGQWGAGEFVMPHGLSVDAGDNVWITDVAREQVIQFDHEGNQRMVLGERGVSGQDDSHFGRPADIAFIGNRVLVADGYVNTRVAEFDRSGAFLREFGNFRLAHGIAVDEDRVYVADRENERIQVFDHAGKLLDSRDTPTGGRPYGVATLGGGWLVTVEGRDRADNFGAIVRVYTPEGQLERSLDVALDGRNASLGHDIAIGRDGMAYVTDVYGDRVVRFELSPEQEPE
- a CDS encoding saccharopine dehydrogenase family protein codes for the protein MSTVLVIGAGGVSSVCVHKMAMNADIFTDIHLASRTKSKCDSIAASVKERTGVDISTYEIDAEEVPAMVNLIRKIGPSLVVNLALPYQDLPIMDACLEAGVSYLDTANYEPKDEAKFEYHWQWAYHDRFKEAGLMALLGSGFDPGVTSVFTMWLKKHKLKSIRQLDILDCNGGDHGQAFATNFNPEINIREVTAPARHWEGGEFVETPAMGKKVEFDFEGVGPKNMYMMYHEELESLAKFNPELERARFWMTFGDEYIKHLTVLQNVGMTRIDPVRYQGKDIIPLQFLAAVLPKPETLGETTKGNTNIGVIGTGEALDGSGEKTFYINNICSHEAAYEETGNQAVSYTTGVPAMIGSAMMVTGKWSGDGVFNMEQMDPDPFMDMLNEHGLPWQVKELDGPVDF
- a CDS encoding threonine ammonia-lyase → MIRDDMRAPTAEGTFAALQSLQEIGLPMTPLLPVEIGGVQCRAKAEVLQPVGAFKIRGAWWRLVNLTEDERTRGVVAVSSGNHAQGVAWAAQKLGIAATIVMPRNAPRVKLEATRALGAEIVLYDRPGEDRDEVAAKLIEERGSVLVHAFGDPWVIEGQGSAGHEAAAQLGETPSRFIVCCGGGGLAAGLALACPTAAIHVVEPEGWDMVGRSLEAGEIVRVDDDPPATICDALQPDATKAINLGVLQGRAESGVTVTDEEVREAQRFAFAKLRLVVEPGGAAALAAALTGKVPVDADTVIMLTGGNTDAESFARTIAGV
- a CDS encoding MAPEG family protein, giving the protein MQAQMLAPAAVLVVWSLIMLYWMAFTRFPAMSKLGRDVGKAKPGGRGQDLEGVIPDKVNWKAHNYAHLMEQPTIFYPAVVILAIMGAGAIDVVLAWIYVVLRIIHSVYQATVNVVKVRFLIFLLSTLALTVLAVRAMLATLFHDPSIVTG
- a CDS encoding MAPEG family protein; amino-acid sequence: MIRSEILQPVVVLLAWTMVMWLWMYVVRIPAMSKAGIEPNDARKTSGLDERLPAEVQWKAHNHNHLHEQPTVFYATCIILAIVGFGDGMNALLAWIYVGLRIMHSLVQATANVVMVRFVLYALASLVLIALIFHAAIFAFDIHF
- the trxB gene encoding thioredoxin-disulfide reductase, yielding MATHRTKMLIIGSGPAGYSAAIYAARAMMEPIVVQGLQPGGQLTITTDVENYPGFADVIQGPWLMEQMQKQAEHVGTRMMWDTIVDVDVAGGSPFTAKGDSGDEYIADVLVICTGAQAKWLGVPGEQELGGKGVSACATCDGFFYRGKKVAVIGGGNTAVEEALYLTNHSDDVTLIHRRDELRAEKILQERLLNHPKISVLWNKTVDSFAAGPTGALGHLNLKDTQTGETSEFATDGAFVAIGHAPATELFKGKLPMDDGGYLLTEPGSPKTDVPGVFAAGDVTDHVYRQAVTAAGMGCMAALDAERFLANLEIDADGHAHAAEAAE
- a CDS encoding tyrosine-protein phosphatase → MIRDPFLSTTGIHNFRDFGGWETGDGGRVKTGLLWRSGQHVRASDADLVAMDALGIRTVIDLRGESERERNPCRRSDAFDADVLAYEGETTSSPPHMDIDQNSTTEDFARQRMLAVYTRMPRNPAMIEMFGRYFRALDEREGASLVHCFAGKDRTGVAAMLVLHVLGVNRDKQMAEFLRTNDAPTLAVLRDQSVPGIEERLGRKLDEGAVMALLGVREEYLERWWSEVETEYGSLDAFLDGHLGVDEAMRERLIARFVA
- a CDS encoding response regulator yields the protein MAHILIADDDELIAEMAADILIKAGHACGWVTEGTKLLDLLRWRRPDVLLLDQDMPGLTGKQVLREIRQSEKHYDLPVIMFTAIHGAYDEQAALYGGAQGHIRKPFLDKFLVRTVELVLASREGRPSHLSLSEALGYQSQVPDPAHRLV
- a CDS encoding alpha,alpha-trehalose-phosphate synthase (UDP-forming), which encodes MERSPLTDTPRLVVISNRVAVPKARGAAGAQGGLAGALHAALKDREGLWFGWSGEESESGRTGNIDTQTNDGVTTATIDLSQRDIEEYYNGYANSTLWPLFHYRLDLAKFERETGKGYERVNERFAELAAPLIENDDVVWVHDYHLIPLGERLRSRGLKNRIGFFLHIPWPATRLFVSLPYHERLVRTMLHYDLVGFQTKEWLDSFLHYCRTELGAEVDEDSGSVTLDGRTTLARAYPIGIDWDHFSKLGETGEARNAQQRMMASTRRRISMIGVDRLDYSKGIPERIDGIGRFFDREPERIRDLVFVQIAPPSREDVQSYQEIRETLEQKCGQINGARSEVDMVPIRYVNRGYSHEELFGFFRASKIGLVTPLRDGMNLVAKEYVAAQDPDDPGVLILSSFAGAALQLQDAVLVNPHSPDDIAHAIRKALDMPLDERKARYEKMVASVRDENVQAWTADFLRDLG